A part of Tigriopus californicus strain San Diego chromosome 10, Tcal_SD_v2.1, whole genome shotgun sequence genomic DNA contains:
- the LOC131888842 gene encoding FMRFamide receptor-like has product MNRSETFMEPENFVTFELVVHGFLVLIIGTIGIIGNIFCLLVLCRPSMRNSINCLFIGLAFIDILLILSAFVMFSLPAFQVYVERKFMWNVIDVYQYTTPFVYPIAMITQTASVYMTLTIALERYLVVCLPLKSRSICTYGRAKRCVFTVIIFSTSYNVTRFLEYSFETFVIDEERGITVTFLQSTDLRENPLYISIYINWLYMVFMCLVPFSVLFLVNLRIAWGIRQARMERSRISSSQRNEESLAIMLMVIVFIFIACNTPAMISNIMETFQIQAVKLTQISNLLIVFNSSISIFIYTTFSRKFRRILLQVWHRKRPEDDVLFRWKAEGGPNLTGNRSTRTISARRGARVLTATTSLEFQREISS; this is encoded by the coding sequence ATGAACCGTAGTGAAACGTTCATGGAACCTGAgaattttgtcacttttgagCTCGTGGTTCACGGGTTTCTGGTCCTGATCATTGGTACCATTGGCATCATTGGGAACATCTTCTGCTTGCTGGTTCTTTGTCGTCCTTCGATGAGGAACAGCATCAATTGTCTTTTCATCGGATTGGCCTTCATTGACATCCTGTTGATCCTTTCTGCATTCGTCATGTTTTCATTACCGGCGTTCCAAGTTTATGTGGAACGCAAGTTCATGTGGAATGTGATCGACGTCTACCAATATACCACCCCATTCGTGTATCCAATAGCCATGATTACGCAGACAGCTTCCGTGTACATGACCTtgaccatcgccctggagagGTATCTGGTGGTCTGTCTACCATTGAAATCGAGAAGCATTTGTACTTATGGACGGGCCAAGCGTTGTGTCTTCACCGTCATCATTTTCTCCACTTCTTATAATGTGACTCGTTTCTTGGAATATAGCTTCGAGACGTTTGTGATCGATGAGGAACGAGGGATCACGGTCACGTTCCTTCAGAGCACAGATCTGCGCGAGAACCCCCTGTATATCTCGATCTACATCAACTGGCTTTACATGGTATTCATGTGTTTGGTTCCTTTCTCCGTGTTGTTCCTGGTGAATCTCCGGATTGCTTGGGGCATTCGCCAAGCTCGCATGGAACGCTCGAGAATCAGCAGTTCGCAAAGAAACGAAGAAAGCCTCGCCATCATGTTGATGGTGATcgtgttcattttcattgcgTGCAACACGCCCGCCATGATTTCCAACATCATGGAGACGTTCCAGATTCAAGCCGTGAAATTGACCCAGATCTCAAACCTGTTGATCGTGTTTAACTCGTCTATCAGTATCTTCATCTACACGACTTTCAGTCGCAAGTTCCGTCGGATCCTGTTGCAAGTATGGCATCGAAAAAGGCCCGAGGATGACGTATTATTTCGATGGAAAGCTGAAGGGGGACCCAATCTCACTGGGAACCGATCCACACGTACAATTTCTGCCAGACGTGGGGCTCGAGTTTTGACAGCCACCACATCGCTCGAGTTCCAAAGAGAGATATCCTCATGA